In the genome of Octopus bimaculoides isolate UCB-OBI-ISO-001 chromosome 24, ASM119413v2, whole genome shotgun sequence, the window TTaagttgaaatttattttttctctcaatttctgaaGACAACGACGTAAAATCGCAAAAGACATATCTCGAAACGATGTATGTTGAGGTACACCTGTATTTGTGAACACATTGGATTTTCTTGTTTCAACCCAAGAAACCCAGAAATCTTTTAGTAAGGTTATTGTTTTCCCTATGACACCGACTTCACACCAGTTACTTCCCTTATTTGAAAAATGGCGGACGGTGACAACGATGTCGGCGAACAGTGAGTGAAATTTTATTCCCTTTAACTTTTAATATTTCGGACTTTATTTAATACATAAGAATATCGTTGGAAAAATTCTGCTTAGAACTATTCCTGTTTTACTTACGTTTACAAAGACATCAtttcttatatacacattcaGAAGTATTTTTCTGATCCCGTGTGAAGacaggtttttctttttaaatttagtcCATTCTGTGAAATAACAATTTCGGAGGTTTGCCataattatattatgatataatgtTGCAAATGTTATAGTTTATATTTCGTTGGTAGTTGCATTTCGTTTGTTTAGTCTTCACTTTATACTGGGCGGAAGAATAAATGTACACTCCAGGCTGATTTACTCAAACGAACGTACCTCATGTAAAGACTGTATTTTCCGCTGTTATTTAACATTAAATACTTTGTATTGGTTATCTGTTGTTTATTCCTTCAAGTCAAATAATACATTGGAATCTGTTGCGATATAAACACATTCCTTGATGTTCTTagttaaaataaacaaaccagtCATGATGTCACATGGGCTTTGTTTTTTAAGAATCATACAGTGTATATTTCATGGCTTGGTCAGAAGAGGACTGCACCCATGGTCTTTTGCGGTTCCTGCGAAGTGAGATTATGAGGTGGGGGAGAAGTCACAGCATTAGGAGACAATgtaggcataactacagggtttaaaaccctgtagttatgccgacaATGTATCATGTTATTGAGTAATCTTTAGATCGGTCCGAATATTAGAACCAGGTGCAGAGGTTtggttgtgtggtttagaagttcgtTTCGCAATCAATACATTGAAGAGGTTTCGTTGTTGGTTGTTACTAGTTGAGACCCAGTGAAtgcttattcttttgtttcatttttgactgtggccatgctggagcaccgccttattagtcgaagaaatcgacccctggacttattctttgtaaacttggtacttattctatcggtcattaatgtatgccgaaccgttaagttacggggatctaaacacaccaacatcggttgtcaagcaatgatggttggagacacacacacacacacacatatatatatatatatgtacacacacacacacgacaggcttctttcagtttctgtctaccaaatccattcacaagtctttggtcggcccgaggctatactaaaagacacttacccaaggtgctacgcagtgggactgaacccggaaccatgtggttggtaagcaggcttcttaccacacagccactcctgcggctataCTTAACTATTCATTCTTCCCATGACTCACCTGATCATTGCGAATCACTTCAgcttccttacttgaaaaacggttaagggttagtgacaggaagggcatctggctatgaAACAATGTCTCTATAAGAAgtattgtccaacccatgctagcatggaaaaacggacgtaaaacaaacatatgaatgaacaTTACATGagcaattttatttttagattggaAGACTTAGATGCTGCTTATGATGAAGAACCTTTGGATGAACCAATTGAAAACCCGGAGGTGAGTTATACTTTCTTAGCAGACTTCAGCCTAGATCAGTGCTTCTCAGTTGGGGTCCATGTGACTCTTTGCGCGTCCAGGTAAgtgttttgttgttaaaatttatgtgcaataaataacaacatctgatagcctgtgATCAACCAGGCTattagatgttgttacacatcgctggtcacaatgtgctttgcgtTGTTTTAGCCTTTGAGTGACgtcaccctgctggctaggtgagcaggccaacattccccactgGTTGAAAAGAGTACAGGAGTgatgtgaaatggagtgttttgctgaagaacatagCACGCCGCCCAAACTGGGAATCGAGACCACAACCtggtgatcgtgagtgcaacagcctaaccactaggccacgtgccttcacaaacTGGCTACacttgtacaatacacaaaatgttttaatcttctttttatacaaatttctaataattttgtaaaaatacactaagatttttttttttttttataaacatggAATGGTCCAGAGAGTAAAAGAAGAATCAAAAAGATCCATGggcaaaaaatggttaagaagcaCCGGCCTTGATGGTGAATTGTCCTGGGTCATTGCAATATTGGATAGAATGCCTGGTTGTATTTCTTTTCActctctatgctctgagttcaaatcccactatgaTCAACTCTGCTTTTGATCATTTCAAGGGTTGATAAAAGGGGTACCAATctgctcgtttacaaccatcacatgatgtaaAGACACACTTAAATGAagggcttcttttggttttcacctaccaaatctTCTGACACCAcatggttgttaagcaagcttctcaaccacatagccaaGCCTATGCCTTGCTGATTGTTATAATCCCTCGATGCCAATGACGTTCTTGAAAGAGGCATGAGTATTGTAACTGTCTCCTTCccttcatacaaaaaaaaaaattttctttttttttcattctgtccttCTTTATTTTAAGGAATCTGAAAATATTGACATCCTTCCAAGCAGTGAAGCATCTCTGAAAGTGGACCACGACAAAAGAATCACAACACCatttatgacaaaatatgaacgagCTCGAGTGCTTGGTACAAGGGCCTTACAAATAGCGTGAGTTATTTTTGTGTTGtgcattttgtaaatttttatatttatatttacgtgctggtggcacgtaaaagcacccactacactctcagagtggttggcggtaggaagggcatccagctatagaaactctgccaaatcagattgaagcctggtgcagccttctggcttgccagtcctcagtcaaatcgtccaacccatgctagcatggaaagcagacattaaacgatgatgacgatgatgatattttttttttgtaagctgGAAGTGTGGACATGTTTTTgaagaacattggaaatgaacGGCACCGTTTGTATGATAGTGTGAATGGTTTTACAACAACTGTGTGATGTCAAGTCAGGGAGTCACAATCATGCAGATATGGGTCCATGTTgttgccatgttaaaagcacccagtacactctgaaaaaTGGTTGGCTTGGGAGAACATTCAGTtttagaaaccaagtcaaaacacaTTACTGGAGCCAGTTATTCCAGCCCTagccaaactgtccaatccatgccagcatggaaaatgggcattaaataatgatgatgtgcttcttttagtttctgtctgccagatccactcacaaagctttggtcagcccaggactatagtagtgAGTGCCATGCAGTACCGAAACCCTGTGGTTAAGAAACAAACTTCTCTGCCACACACTCCATGCCTGTGTCTTCTGTTTTGTAATGAATGATTAAACTCAATCAACTTTTGAACTGCAGGATGTGTGCTCCAGTCATGGTCGAACTCGAAGGTGAAACAGATCCATTACAGATAGCTATGAAGGAACTCAAgtatgtattattttcattaaccACTTCTCTGATTGGCTTAGATGAGTGGGATTAATATGGTCGGTTCTTCTGTttggactttttttttattttggtgtaGAAAGCATCATCAAAGGATTGGAAGATGTGTTTCTCAATTGTATAAACTAGTAAAGGGTGCCAATCACTGTATTTATCCATATAAATACGTTGCGCTGTTTTATTCTAGATTTTAATTTGTACAGGAACAAAGctaaaacggtgaaggggagaaaattTTTACTGAGACAACATTAAATTAGAATGTGATATGGATAAGTAAATCTGGAAGGTAGTCTTAatcagccctttagcattcaaaatgGCAATATCAGATTCaaatattctactggttttaCGTTGATCTGAGCCAGATCCAGCTGTAAGAGCCATGCCAAGACTGACCatccctgtgctggtgccatgtgaaaagcactcagtccactctgctgggtggttggtgttaggaggggcagCCAGGTGTAAAAATCATTCCAAAACAAACACCAAAGcttggtcagctcctgtcaaattgtctgacccatgccaacatggaaagcagatgttgaaTTATGATTTATTCATTATAATCAAGCTGTTCTGCAAGAATCTCCTCAATTTTTACATACAACACTCTGTTTACCTGGATTTGCATCAGAGAATTCCTCTGTgccatgtctttctgggtttcTTTCTACCTCTGAGACAAGGTAAAAAGCTTAACTTCAAACATTTAGCATCACCTTCCTGCAGGTCATGATTTAATGCATTCAGTATgcacaggtgtggatgtgtggttaagaagcttgctttccaggcCGCATGGGaatgagttcaatctcactgtgcagcatcttggacaagatgtgatttctattatagccccagatcTACAAAAgtatatggtagatggaaatggaagaagcccattgtgtctatatatatgtgtatatatatatatatatatatatatatatatatatatNNNNNNNNNNNNNNNNNNNNNNNNNNNNNNNNNNNNNNNNNNNNNNNNNNNNNNNNNNNNNNNNNNNNNNNNNNNNNNNNNNNNNNNNNNNNNNNNNNNNNNNNNNNNNNNNNNNNNNNNNNNNNNNNNNNNNNNNNNNNNNNNNNNNNNNNNNNNNNNNNNNNNNNNNNNNNNNNNNNNNNNNNNNNNNNNNNNNNNNNNNNNNNNNNNNNNNNNNNNNNNNNNNNNNNNNNNNNNNNNNNNNNNNNNNNNNNNNNNNNNNNNNNNNNNNNNNNNNNNNNNNNNNNNNNNNNNNNNNNNNNNNNNNNNNNNNNNNNNNNNNNNNNNNNNNNNNNNNNNNNNNNNNNNNNNNNNNNNNNNNNNNNNNNNNNNNNNNNNNNNNNNNNNNNNNNNNNNNNNNNNNNNNNNNNNNNNNNNNNNNNNNNNNNNNNNNNNNNNNNNNNNNNNNNNNNNNNNNNNNNNNNNNNNNNNNNNNNNNNNNNNNNNNNNNNNNNNNNNNNNNNNNNNNNNNNNNNNNNNNNNNNNNNNNNNNNNNNNNNNNNNNNNNNNNNNNNNNNNNNNNNNNNNNNNNNNNNNNNNNNNNNNNNNNNNNNNNNNNNNNNNNNNNNNNNNNNNNNNNNNNNNNNNNNNNNNNNNNNNNNNNNNNNNNNNNNNNNNNNNNNNNNNNNNNNNNNNNNNNNNNNNNNNNNNNNNNNNNNNNNNNNNNNNNNNNNNNNNNNNNNNNNNNNNNNNNNNNNNNNNNNNNNNNNNNNNNNNNNNNNNNNNNNNNNNNNNNNNNNNNNNNNNNNNNNNNNNNNNNNNNNNNNNNNNNNNNNNNNNNNNNNNNNNNNNNNNNNNNNNNNNNNNNNNNNNNNNNNNNNNNNNNNNNNNNNNNNNNNNNNNNNNNNNNNNNNNNNNNNNNNNNNNNNNNNNNNNNNNNNNNNNNNNNNNNNNNNNNNNNNNNNNNNNNNNNNNNNNNNNNNNNNNNNNNNNNNNNNNNNNNNNNNNNNNNNNNNNNNNNNNNNNNNNNNNNNNNNNNNNNNNNNNNNNNNNNNNNNNNNNNNNNNNNNNNNNNNNNNNNNNNNNNNNNNNNNNNNNNNNNNNNNNNNNNNNNNNNNNNNNNNNNNNNNNNNNNNNNNNNNNNNNNNNNNNNNNNNNNNNNNNNNNNNNNNNNNNNNNNNNNNNNNNNNNNNNNNNNNNNNNNNNNNNNNNNNNNNNNNNNNNNNNNNNNNNNNNNNNNNNNNNNNNNNNNNNNNNNNNNNNNNNNNNNNNNNNNNNNNNNNNNNNNNNNNNNNNNNNNNNNNNNNNNNNNNNNNNNNNNNNNNNNNNNNNNNNNNNNNNNNNNNNNNNNNNNNNNNNNNNNNNNNNNNNNNNNNNNNNNNNNNNNNNNNNNNNNNNNNNNNNNNNNNNNNNNNNNNNNNNNNNNNNNNNNNNNNNNNNNNNNNNNNNNNNNNNNNNNNNNNNNNNNNNNNNNNNNNNNNNNNNNNNNNNNNNNNNNNNNNNNNNNNNNNNNNNNNNNNNNNNNNNNNNNNNNNNNNNNNNNNNNNNNNNNNNNNNNNNNNNNNNNNNNNNNNNNNNNNNNNNNNNNNNNNNNNNNNNNNNNNNNNNNNNNNNNNNNNNNNNNNNNNNNNNNNNNNNNNNNNNNNNNNNNNNNNNNNNNNNNNNNNNNNNNNNNNNNNNNNNNNNNNNNNNNNNNNNNNNNNNNNNNNNNNNNNNNNNNNNNNNNNNNNNNNNNNNNNNNNNNNNNNNNNNNNNNNNNNNNNNNNNNNNNNNNNNNNNNNNNNNNNNNNNNNNNNNNNNNNNNNNNNNNNNNNNNNNNNNNNNNNNNNNNNNNNNNNNNNNNNNNNNNNNNNNNNNNNNNNNNNNNNNNNNNNNNNNNNNNNNNNNNNNNNNNNNNNNNNNNNNNNNNNNNNNNNNNNNNNNNNNNNNNNN includes:
- the LOC106875893 gene encoding DNA-directed RNA polymerases I, II, and III subunit RPABC2 yields the protein MADGDNDVGEQLEDLDAAYDEEPLDEPIENPEESENIDILPSSEASLKVDHDKRITTPFMTKYERARVLGTRALQIAMCAPVMVELEGETDPLQIAMKELKARKIPIIIRRYLPDGSYEDWAIEELIITE